The Fervidicoccaceae archaeon genome contains the following window.
GCTCAAGCTCCGGAGCCTCCGTAAGCACCAACGTCTTGGTCAGCTTGCCCGTGTAGTTGTAGATGTAGCCGTTACTCTCCATGTAGACTCTGAGCGCAAGTACCGCGCCGTCGGCGACGCTCAACCGCGCTCACCGCAGAACGCGTAGCGCAGGGCTTCCCCGAGCGGTGTCAGCTCTACGGTATTATCCCTCAGCTGTATCAGCCCCCTCTTCGCCATCCTCCGCAGCAGCATGTATATCGTTGACGGCGATTTCCCCGCCTCACCGCACGCCTCTTTAACCACGAGGTCTCTCTCAACTCTGTCCCCAACCAGACATATCATCCTCAGCTCGCTCCTGCCGACGCAGAGCCTCACGGTTTCGAGGCTCAGGGCTACATCGTATAGCCCGTCCTCCCTCGCCGCGTGAACCGCGAGCTCTACGCCCTTCACTAGCTCTCTGTAGATGAGGGACGCGTAGATGACAACGAGACCGAGATACCTCATCCCGCTACCGAGGGACATCACTAGCCTCTCGGGTCTCAGCTCCCTTAGCGCGTCCACGAGAGCTGAGGCGTCTCTACCGAAGTTGTTAGCGTCCAGCACCAGCTCCTTGACCGCTACGCCGGCGGACGAGAAGACGCTCTTGACCACGCTAACCGCATTTGAGACCTTCTGCCTCTCGTAATCGCTTCCGCTCAGGCTGTAGACCAAGAGAGCGGTGTCCCCGGGCTGTAGCCCGACCCTGAATCCAGCCCTGATGACGAGCTTCTCATCAAACCCCACTATGAAGATTGCGAGCTTCATGTTCATTTACTCACCTTCGATGCGCATATTACACAGAAAAGCTTATAAGTATTGTGAACGAATACATGTTCCTCGGAGACTAATGATGAAGTTACGAAGTCTGATCGAGACCGCCTGTACGCTGTTCCCCCCATTCATAGGTCTCGTCAGCTGGAAGTACACGATTCCATCCTCCGCTCTCTACCACTCGCTCAGCGTCGCATCGATTGCTGGAGGTATTGCTGAGTTGCTCACCGACAACGCGGACGAGGTCGAACTAGCTACATATGCCGGTCTAACCCACGACTATTACCAGAAGGGGGATAGCGTTGGACTTACCGTCGGGAGTGGGGAGGAAATATTAAAGCGCGTTCTCGAAGAGCGCGGCGTCGAGAAAAAGATCGTTGATGTCATAGTTAACGAGGCGACTAGGTACAACGTCGCTGAGAACCCGGGCATATGGGCTGGCAAGCACCCCGTCGCCGGCCTAAGCATGTGGCTCGCAGATACAATTGCCGGAGCCCCTTCGGCCCTCATTGTCGAGCAGAGGATAATAGAGCGATCGAGCAGGCTAGACGAGAAGTTGCGGAAGCTGTTGCGATCTCTCAACATATCTGTTTTCTCGGTGCTACTTCCACAGGTGGCGCTGAGGTCTGGGATATACTCCGAGGTGGTGAGGACCCTCAGCAAGATATCTGCCGTCCCCATACTTGCGAGAGACGGATTAATAGTGGCATCTAACACGGAGGTACCGCGGATACAGATAGACATCAACGTCTTTAGAGTAGATGCAGAGCAGTACGATATCATCTACGAGAGCGTCAAGAAGCGTGCACCCACACTGTCAAGAGACACCTTCGATGAGAGGATGCGACGAGAACTTTTCCTCCGCGGCTCCAGCAATAAGATACCTCTCGGTAAGTCCGCACGAGAGCTTCTCCTCAACATAGACTTAGCGAACGTATCGTGGGAGGACAAAGGTTCGGGCTGCAGGTGCGTGTTCTGCGGTCTACCAGTAGTCGAATCTATTCATCCAGCAGTTATCGGCTACCTTCAGTACGCTTCAAGCAGTATGGAGAGATGGAACACGAGAGCCCCTGCGGTCGGAGTTAACTTGAACTACCTCTTCCGCGGAGACAATTGGCGCGATTACGGGATTGTTTCCTGCCCCCTCTGCGTTCTAGACGCCTACGAGGTCTACTGTATGATGCACGGTAATAATATCAAGTCGGCTGACTACTTCGCGGTACTGTACTTCCCCCTACCCACACACTACGAGGTAGCGAGATCGCTGTCAGCTATAGCTCACAGGATACTGTCCACAGCTACCTCACGAGGCGATGGGGAGAGCTTTGTCAGCTTAGTTGAAGAGTCCTATATTGACCCCGAGAAATACGCTGAACACGTTACGGAGTACACCAAGAGTACAGATGAATCAATACTGGTTGACTCGACGTGGGCGTTACACTTCGAAGTGATTCCACAGATAGACGGAGAGCTTGAAACGATGGCCACCTGTCTATCTAGCCTCGCAAGGGTTATCCTGTTCACTGGTGTATACCCGGTTAAGTTTTCGAACAAGATAGATCCCCTAACGGAGAGGAGGTTGCTGAGCCCAGCCTACCCCCTATACGACTTAGACCCTGCGAGTAAGGAGGTGAGGGATCAAACACCCCTCTTAGTCGCTCTGCTATCAATTATCGACAGCCTCGACGCCAAGCTGAGCGCTCGCAGAGGCACGAAACTAACAGACGACAGGACCAAGCTCGTCATGGAGTACCTGAGGTATCCGTATCTTATGCATAGAGACCTGCTGTTGAAGCATAGTGTGGGGAGAACCGTGCTGTCTACCTACCTTGAGTTTAGGGAAAACCCGGTCAGCCTCTTCAAGCAGGCTCGAGCCCCTCGCCCATCACGTAGCCCTAGGTCGGGCACGTGGGGGTAAGGAGGGGTAGATGGAGGGGCGGATATGGCGTGAGTGAACCCTCTCTAGATGAGAAAACGAAAAGCGTGTTAGAAGCCCTAGGGGTGAAAAACGTGTCCAAAGCTACGAGGGAGCAGGTAGTGCTAGCTTTAGGCAGGTTACTTTCAGTTAAAGCGTCTAGGGGGGCATCAGTACACGAGGTAACCAAGGAGGTTAGGAGAGCGCTGGAGCTAGCGCTGAGGTCACCGCTGATTAGAACCGTCGACGAGGCTCTAGTCAGCGTGGTGTACACCAACCCACCGTTTAAGAGCGACGCGTTGAACAGAGCTTACAGAGAGTTGTTGAGGAAACTGTTGATCGAGACGGTAGAGTTGGCCAAAGGGCTATCGCTGATGTGGAGAAGGCGGTCGGTGAACCTAACTGTTGAGAACCTCTACAATATAGCCACCGCTAGCGAGACGTTCGAATATAAGAAAAAAGTATCCGAGGTCCTGGAGGAGAGTATAGGAGAGGAGGTAGAATGAGTCAGCAGCTCAAGAATCTGTCTGAGCTCCTGAAGGAGAAAAGCAGCTATCTGAGAAACCCGAATGAGCAGGATAGAATATTCGCAAAAGGCAAGAAAATAGAGGTAATATACGCTGTGGTAGGCAAGGGTATTCCGCTCTTCAGAACCGAAGGAGCCGGTGATGTAACAACCATCGGTATCACTCTAAGGAAGGAGAGCTCCACGCCGTCGGAGGGCGGACACGACGCTAACAAATCATACGTAGAAGTGCCTGCCATACTGCCAGAGAAGATACAGGCGAAGCTCAGGAGGAGGATGCTGGAAATACTAAGGAGCGAGTTCAACGATGAAGTCAAGAAGCAGGTGAAGAGGTACAGGGAGCTAGGGTTCAATAAGTTGGGAGAGGACGGCTCCTGGAACTGCTTCATCATGCCCCCCAGCGGTGAGGGAGAGACAGACCTAGGGATGTGCGGGTTCTGCCCGGCGTGCAACATCCTCGGAGCGATAATAACAGAGAATGAACACGGGCTTGCATCGACATCGTACGGCATCAAGAGCAGAGTGGTCCACGACATAGCGTTCGCCACGGTTCCCTACGAGAAGTGCGTAGTCGAGTTAACTCATAATAAGGTCGGCGATGGGGTGAGCTACACCGGTAGGAGCTTATACGAGGAGCCTCACATAGTGCCAGGGACCGTCTTCGTAGGTAAGCTCGCGATGTACGATGTCACGGAGAGGGAGGCGAAGCTAGTGCTACACTCGCTGGCGACGATAAGCAGGATGGGGGGCGGTGAAACGAAGTACGGCTCCGTGCAGGTGATAATCGTTGGGCTGAGAGCGGGCGATAGGGAAACCATTAGCAGCTACGATATAGCTAGACACGTACTGGAGAAAACCGGAGGCGCGCTGGTCGAGCCAGAGGTGGTTGTCAAGGAGGTTGCTAACTACATAAAGGGTAAGGGGTTTGATGTCGTGATCGACGAAAAGGCGGGGATCGACAGCCTAGACACGGTGGCGGCCGTCTCTGACGATGAGATAGCTAAAATATGGGGAGAGGACAACTACTGGTACTCTGACAACGTAGTAAAGTATATCGCTAGAGCAGAGCCCAAGACAGGGAAAGGCGGGAAGAAGGAGAAGAAGTCTAAGGGAAAAGGTAAAGAGGAGGCTCGATGATCGCCAACGAGAGGTACAGCGTCGATGAGCTGAGGTTCTACGTAGTGGAGTTAGAGCTACACAGCATCATGTGGTTCTCAACCATAGCCCAGCCGCACCTCAAAACCTTCGTCCAGACGCCGCTACCATTGGTGCACAACTACCCTCTGGTGCTGGCGCTACAGGGACAAATAGTCGAGGGGTCGTACATTTCTAAGTACAACGAGTACAAGAGGGTTGGACCGCCGTCTACCATGTTCTCGGAGGCGATGGTTTATGCCTACCCGATGCTACTCGATAGAGTGTTCTACAAGAAGCTTCTGCTGAGCATGTCCGAGTCCGACTACCTGGTCTACAAACAGCAGACAAGGCTAGCCGTACCTATCATGGCTACGTACAATGCCTTCGCCCCGGGCACGAGAGGTAAAACTGTGGTCGTGGTCCCGAGGGACAGAGGGCTACCCAGGGAGCTCTACCTGAGACTCGGGGCAAAGAGGTACGGCGTGTGGAGGACAACCTACGTCCAGGAAGCACGTGTCGAAGCAGTGGACCGCCCCGTAGCCGTGTCCTCGCCTTTCAACGTAGCCGATGTCCCGCCCGAGACCGTGAGTAGCAGTCTCGTCGTGCTCAAGCACTATGCTGGAGACATAGCCTTATCCGGGGTCTTCACCAAAGCTCTCGAGATACGCACCAATAGGGAGAGGATCCTCAAGCCCATACCCTTTTTCATCTCCACCTAATCGTGGAGGCGCTTTTCCGTGTACGAGCACGAGGTCATGCTCACCCCCGTCTACGTTGAATCGTCCAGCGAGCAACTCGGCGATATAAGAGTTAGAAAGTTTCAGAAAGAGGTAGCCGACGTCACGGACGGGTTCGTGGTTCTATCCGCCCCCACAGGCTCCGGTAAAACGGCGACGCTCCTAACGGACGGGGAGCGCGGCGTATCGATTGGGCTGTACCCCAGTAACGAGTTACTGCGTAGCCAGGTGGCGGGGTTGCACAACTTCATCGTGAACCACATCGGGATGCAACCAAAGGAAACGCTGCTCTACGACTACTGCAGGACCGGAGCTGTTCCTGAAAACTACGTCCCGATGAACATCTACGTGTCTGACAGAAGCGTTGACCTGTTCGGCAGACGAGTCAGCAAGGTATATATTGTCGGGATGAGCGGGGACGTGGTCAAGGCGGTAGCCGACCGCGGCAAGCTCGACGTACTGATAGAGGCCTCGGACAGGCTGGCGAGCATAAGTGAAGACGGATACGTCGTCGTCCTAGCCACCCCGGATACCTTCTTCCTGCTCACACTCTACGCTTACCGCAACATCGACCTCGCAGGCAGGCTCATCCACCACGTTCTACTTAGAGGAGAGCTACCGCGTAGCTACGAAGAGTTCGACGAGCTAATGAGGAGGCTGGGCATGAGTAGAGCCGAGCTCGAGAAGATGGTCAGAGCCTTCCTCCCCTGCAGAAGGTCGTCGCTGTTCATCGACGAATACCACCTGTACGGCTACTATGAGCTGTCGTCGTTCAAGGCTCTACTCTACACGCTGACCACCGTGCGCGGATGGAGCGGGAGGGTAATCCTATCGTCGGCCACACCCAGCACGGACTTCCAGGAGGAGCTAGCAAAAGAGGTGGGTATGGCGCCTGTTCACCGTATCGATGGGCTCAGGTACGTTAAGGAGAGAGGGGATGCGGACGAGCTGGTCAGAGGACCAATTAAGCTGGTCTTCGCGGAGGTGGGCGAAGATGGGGGAAACCAGATCGCTAGGCTCTACGGTGCGAGCAGGCGAGCCTACGAACTGATATCGACGCCGAGGTTCAGGAAGTTCGTAGAGAAGCTTAAAGAGGGTCGCGGCAAGGGGGCGGTCATACTCGAAAAGGTATCACACGCAGAGGTCTTTGCGGAGAAGCTGTACAGCGAAACCGGGGTTAAGCCGATATGTCTGTACTCGATGCCACGTGAAGACGTATGCGAGGAGGTGCCTGCATACGAAGTTAGCGGAAGCCTACTCGTGGTCGGAACCGGCGCTAAAATAGGGCAGGGCGTCGAGTTCCCGGGAGTCTCCTTTGGTGTGGTGGCTAGAGTCTCGGCTGTAGACTTCCTTCAGTCGATCAGTAGGGTAGGTAGGAGGCTTAGAGAGGAGAGCACGGTTCTCGTGCCAATGGCAGAGAAGGAGCTTGAGGGCGTAGCGGAGGACAGCGTTTTCGCGAAGAAGAAGGTGAGCTACTATGAGCTAGCCGAGTGGGCTGAGAAGACAGGGAAACCGCTCATGAGGAAGATACCGACAGGCTACGAAACGGTGTACCGTGGAATAATATCCGTGAGGGAGAGCGTGTTGAAGCTCATCGGGTTAGCCCTCCACTTCAGACTCTCGGGCGCAAGATACGGAGATATAGCGAGCCACGCCGAAAAACTACGCACCTCACTACAGAACCTGAGAATCATTGCGGCCCCGGACCACGTGGGCACCCTGCTGATGTTCAGGTCCTCCGGTCCGAGCGTAACCTACTGCCGCGAGATCCAGGGCGAGGTTAAGTGCTATAGCAGAGGCGAGGACCTCGGGACACTAATAAGGAACTATGAGGTCACGGCTTACAACGGGTACCCGCTTATCAAGAGCATCGGCAGAAGCGAGATAAGGATCAAGTGCAATGGGGATAGGGCTGACGATTTGAGACGCTTCGTTGAGAGAGGAGAAGAGAGGATGACGCCGAAGGCCCCGATAATCATCGACTGGCTCACGCTCAGAGACCTGTTCCAATGCCGCCTCGCGGTCTACAACGGTCCCGGAGAGCCTGAAGAGCTGGGGCGCCTCAGCAGGGAGCTGGAGAACCAGCTATTCCTTATTCCAAGCACTACGAGCGACGACCTCGGTGAATACATTTACAGAGCTGGGAAGGGGTTGAGGGTTAAGCTGAACAAGGGCTCTATCATCCTGCTCTACTTATAGAGCGAGTGATAGGATGTATGTCATCGTCGCCTTTGACGTCTCGGACGAACGCGTGCGGGGACGCCTACGCAGGTTCCTCAGGTTTCTCGGTCTATCGATGGTCAATAGAAGCGTCTACGCCGGCGTCGGGGGACAAAGCATCGTGGAAAAAATTCGGGAGAAAGCTGGAGAGCTCGTTGGAGAACGCGATAGCGTGTTTATCGTCCTTGTACAGGAGCAGGAGTACATGCGGGCTGTTCTATGCACCAAGGTGGATTGCAAGAGGGTTGAGGACATCTCCTTCGAGGTCGTCTAGCGTAGCGCACCTCTCAGCCACGATGCTCTCGTGGATGGCTAAGTGCCCTCTTGCTAAGAACATCGTGCTTTCATCGGCTGGCTCGCTCTCGTACACGACGCCTCACACGGTTGAAGAGATGAAGGGTAAGCACGACGAGCTAGTGAAAGTCTTAAGGAACGCTCTCGGCAACGCCTTCTTCTCGAAGCGTGTAAAGGCTCTCGAGCTAGAGCGGATGAAGCTGTGTCTCACGCTAACGCTGAAGGACTCCACCTACACGGTATGCGGGGTCCCCGACCTAATGTACCTCCTCTACGGCACAGAGCTAGACGATCTAATCTTGGTTGTCGAGGCAACGCTCTCCCCCAGCACACGACACCTAATCTACGGAGAGATGCTGTTCTACTCCATAGCCGCATACATCTACTACGGTTGCAGAGTGGTGGGGCTAGTCGTTAACCCCAGACACGTCTACCTCGTTTCATTCAGAGAAAACGCCGTTAATCGCTTCAGAAGGCTTTTCTCGAGACTGAAGCACGAGAAAGCAGTAGAGCTATCTGAAAACAGGAGGGCGGAGCATCCGTGGATTTGTAGCTTGTGTGATTTAAAGCATTCATGCCCTCTAGGGAGTGAGGCTTGAGAACGATCTTTATTAAGAACGCTGAGCTCGTGACCAGGAAAAGCCGTAGTAGCTTGATCATACATCGAAAAGACGGTACCTACAGAGAGGTGAATATTAGAGACATAGAGGCTGTTGTGGTCCTAGGAGCTACCACTAGAATAGACTGCGGAGTAGTTTCTCTACTCTCTAGGTATAACATTCCTTTGTCAATAGTCAATAAGTTGGGTGTCTCCATTCTAACAGTTCCAGTAGTGACACTTTATAGTGAAACAAGACGTGCTCAGTACTCTTTGAGCGATGATGAGAAAGCTGAAATCATGCTGGAGATTCTGAAGGCTAAGTTCAGAGGCTTATCAAACATACTCAAATACCACGAGAAGAGCGCTCCGGAGGCGGATCTCGAGGAAGCAGTAGCGAAGAGAGACCTACTGCGCTGGGAGGCGACTGCGAGCCGCAGGTACTGGCAGCTAATGATAGACCTCATACCGAGTAACATACTCAACGAGCTTGAGAATAAGTACGAGTTTCAGGGTAGGAATCCACGCGCGAAAGACCCGTTTAATCAGTCCATATCGGCTCTGTACGCGGTTCTCTACTCCTTAAGCACTAGAGCGCTCCTCGCCAGCGGACTAGACCCCACATACGGGCTACATCATAAGACAAGGTACTCCGTCCCACTCGTCTACGACTATACCGAGATGTATAAACCGATAGCTGTGCACGCTGTGATCAGAGTACTTAGGAAGGCGGAGAAACTCCCAGTGTTAGATGAAGGCGGCTACTTAACTAAGGAATCCCTGAGCGTGATGTCGAAAGAACTATTCAATATACTGAATGCGAGAGTACGGGGAACGAGGATTACGCCGCATAGAGCTATCTACATCAACGCGATTAAACTCGCAACGAGAATAAGGACAGGAAGCAGACAAGTACGCTACACTTACACGTACAACCCGAAAAAGATACTATACCATAACAGCAATAGATAGACAACGGAGGTGAGCTACTCGCGTCGATTCTCGTGGGCGGGGCTCGCCCTCTCGCCCGAACCTCTATAAACCTTGGGTGAGAACGGGAGAGTAGATGAAAAGCGCCACGCGAGAGACCTCGCAAAATAACAAAGAACTAAAAGCGCAACGTTAAGATAGTCTGTGCGGGGAACCCCCCGGCGCAAAATAACAAAGAACTAAAAGAGAATGATCTATGTGACTTGCCCGAGCTGTCGC
Protein-coding sequences here:
- a CDS encoding HD domain-containing protein; the protein is MKLRSLIETACTLFPPFIGLVSWKYTIPSSALYHSLSVASIAGGIAELLTDNADEVELATYAGLTHDYYQKGDSVGLTVGSGEEILKRVLEERGVEKKIVDVIVNEATRYNVAENPGIWAGKHPVAGLSMWLADTIAGAPSALIVEQRIIERSSRLDEKLRKLLRSLNISVFSVLLPQVALRSGIYSEVVRTLSKISAVPILARDGLIVASNTEVPRIQIDINVFRVDAEQYDIIYESVKKRAPTLSRDTFDERMRRELFLRGSSNKIPLGKSARELLLNIDLANVSWEDKGSGCRCVFCGLPVVESIHPAVIGYLQYASSSMERWNTRAPAVGVNLNYLFRGDNWRDYGIVSCPLCVLDAYEVYCMMHGNNIKSADYFAVLYFPLPTHYEVARSLSAIAHRILSTATSRGDGESFVSLVEESYIDPEKYAEHVTEYTKSTDESILVDSTWALHFEVIPQIDGELETMATCLSSLARVILFTGVYPVKFSNKIDPLTERRLLSPAYPLYDLDPASKEVRDQTPLLVALLSIIDSLDAKLSARRGTKLTDDRTKLVMEYLRYPYLMHRDLLLKHSVGRTVLSTYLEFRENPVSLFKQARAPRPSRSPRSGTWG
- the cas7d gene encoding type I-D CRISPR-associated protein Cas7/Csc2, which translates into the protein MSQQLKNLSELLKEKSSYLRNPNEQDRIFAKGKKIEVIYAVVGKGIPLFRTEGAGDVTTIGITLRKESSTPSEGGHDANKSYVEVPAILPEKIQAKLRRRMLEILRSEFNDEVKKQVKRYRELGFNKLGEDGSWNCFIMPPSGEGETDLGMCGFCPACNILGAIITENEHGLASTSYGIKSRVVHDIAFATVPYEKCVVELTHNKVGDGVSYTGRSLYEEPHIVPGTVFVGKLAMYDVTEREAKLVLHSLATISRMGGGETKYGSVQVIIVGLRAGDRETISSYDIARHVLEKTGGALVEPEVVVKEVANYIKGKGFDVVIDEKAGIDSLDTVAAVSDDEIAKIWGEDNYWYSDNVVKYIARAEPKTGKGGKKEKKSKGKGKEEAR
- the cas2 gene encoding CRISPR-associated endonuclease Cas2; translation: MYVIVAFDVSDERVRGRLRRFLRFLGLSMVNRSVYAGVGGQSIVEKIREKAGELVGERDSVFIVLVQEQEYMRAVLCTKVDCKRVEDISFEVV
- the cas1 gene encoding CRISPR-associated endonuclease Cas1, coding for MRTIFIKNAELVTRKSRSSLIIHRKDGTYREVNIRDIEAVVVLGATTRIDCGVVSLLSRYNIPLSIVNKLGVSILTVPVVTLYSETRRAQYSLSDDEKAEIMLEILKAKFRGLSNILKYHEKSAPEADLEEAVAKRDLLRWEATASRRYWQLMIDLIPSNILNELENKYEFQGRNPRAKDPFNQSISALYAVLYSLSTRALLASGLDPTYGLHHKTRYSVPLVYDYTEMYKPIAVHAVIRVLRKAEKLPVLDEGGYLTKESLSVMSKELFNILNARVRGTRITPHRAIYINAIKLATRIRTGSRQVRYTYTYNPKKILYHNSNR